A stretch of DNA from Candidatus Pantoea bituminis:
CCTGCTTTCATCACGCACCATCGCACCGCTGATGCAGTTAACCATGGTGTTCTCGCGCTGGCAGCATGCCAAAACGGCGATGAAAGGATTGGATGAATTACTCAAGAAACCGATCGACCAGCCCGATGCCGCCACGCTGGCCCATTGTCCGACGCTTACCGGACAATACGATCTGCGTAACGTGCAATACAGCTATGACGAAGAGAACGAGAAAAATGTCCTCAGCGTGCAGCAATTCTCTATCAAACCGGGCGAGAAAATTGCCATTCTCGGCAAGGTCGGGGCAGGTAAGTCAACCTTGCTGAAGATTCTGGCCGGCCAGGCGCTGGCTACGCAGGGCAAAGTGATTGTCGATGGTGTCGATATTGAACGCATCGATCCCATCGATTTACGCCGCCAGCTCGGTTGGCTTTCAAATGATTCGCGGTTGTTCTTCGGCACACTGCGCCAGAACCTGATGCTGGGAAATCCCCATGCCAGTGAACAGGAAATGCTCCAGGCGTTACGGATCAGCGGTGCGCTGTCGCTGGTACAGCAGGACGCTGCCAGCCTTGATCGCATTATTAATGAAGGCGGGCGCGGATTATCAGGGGGTCAACGACAAATGGTGATGCTCAGCCGGCTGATCTTGCGTCAGCCGCAAGTGGTGTTGCTGGACGAACCCACCGCCGCGATGGATGAACAGCTGGAAGAGCATGTCATTCGCCAGATGCAGGGTTGGATCAGTGGCCGCACGCTGGTGCTGGTGACGCATCGCCCGGCGCTGTTGAAAATGGTCGATCGCATTGTGGTCATGGACAACGGGCGCATTATCGCTGATGGACCACGCGATGAAATTTTACGTCGTGCCACTGCACCAGCAGCGGCATCGAATCCCACGCCCGATCCCACCAAAGGAGATGCCGCATGAGTCTGGTAATGATTGATAAAGACCTTGCGCGCCACGAACGCCGGACTTCGGCCATTATCTGGCTCTGCACCGCTGCGCTGGCGCTGTTTCTGATTTGGGCCCACTTTGCGATTCTGGATGAAGTCACGGTGGGAACAGGCAAAGTAACGCCGTCGAGCCGTGGACAGGTCATTGATAGTCTGGATGGCGGCATCGTTGAACAGCTTAACGTGCACGAAGGCGATATCGTTGAAAAAGGGCAGGTTTTAGCAAAACTTGATCCCACTCGCTTTCAGTCTAATTTTGGCGAAGCGCAGGCTAAGGTGCGCACGCTTCGCGCTTCGTCTGAACGCCTTGATGCCGAACTTTCTGGTACACCCTTGAAGTTCGGCTCGGAAACCCTGCAAGAGCCGCAACTGGTCGCGCGTGAAACACAGCTGTATGAATCTCGCCGCCGTAACCTGACCGAAACCATTAGCAATCTACAGCAGTCAATGCGGCTGGTGCAGGATGAGTTGCGTCTGACGGAACCGTTGGTCGCCAAAGGCGCTGCGGGGCAGGTTGAAGTGATCCGTCTACGACGTCAGGTGAGTGATTTGCGCGGCAAAATTGATGAAGCGCGCAACGATTATCTGGTGCGAGCGCATGAAGAGCAGGTCAAAAATAATGCGGAACTGGATGCGCAATTGCAGGTGGCGGCGGGTAAAGAAGATCAGCTGACCCGCGCTACGCTCTATTCGCCGGTACGCGGGATCGTTAAAGATATTCAGGTCACTACGGTAGGCGGCGTGCTGGAGCCAGGCGGCAAGTTAATGGAGATTGTGCCACTGGAAGATCAGTTGCTCATTGAAACACGCATCAACCCGCGTGACATCGCCTACATTCGTCCCGGTTTAGCCGCAGTGGTTAAGATCACCGCCTATGATTCGTCCATATACGGTGATCTACCCGGAGAGGTCGAAATTGTCTCGCCAGATACCCTGCAAGATGAGGTAAAACGTGACCAATATTACTATCGCGTTTACGTTCGCACGCAAAAAGCGGAATTAACCAACCGAGCGGGACGCAAATTTCCTATTGTGCCGGGCATGGTGGCAAATGTGGAAATTAAAACCGGTCAGAAATCGGTGATGGATTATCTGCTTAAGCCACTGAACAAGGTAAAAGAATCAATGCGCGAGCGGTGATATATCGATCCAGCGTTTAATTCAGCATGCTTTATTACGGTGATAAATTAAGTTGGCGATTATTTGCTAATTCACTTAATAATGGGTGCTGAATTTAACTTTTCATGCGAAAAACAAGCGGCATTATTTTAACCCACTTAATTAAGTTTACGTTTTATACGGCTTGAGTGAATTTCAGGCAAAAAAATGCCGGACAAACAATGTCCGGCGGGTAATAAGGGTAAACATATCATTCGGGGTGAATGAAGGTAATAATGAAATAAATGATGATAGCGGGATCTATTGTATTCCCTGATGGCTCATAAGTTTTATCATTCAGTGCTCAGATGGCTTGTTAATTAAATCGTTGATATCAAACGCTATAAAATTGGGTTGTCATTTTGTGCTATATTTTTTACCGATATGTGCTGGTTATTAGTTCCCCAAAATTTACACTTGGAAATAACTGTTTCGCATTCTGAAACAGTTTCGGAAATTTAGTAGCATTTTCGTGATGGATTATTACCCGTTATAAAAGAACAATGGCTTGCCGGCTGAATTTTTAATCGTTCAGTTAGCAGTGGCAAATTATAAAGGCACATTACAGAGGGTAATAAAATGAAACGTCGCGTTCTCTCCCTGATGATCCCTGCGTTGCTGGTCGCCGCAGGTTCAGCAAACGCAGCTGAAATCTACAATAAAGACGGCAACAAATTAGACCTGTTCGGTAAAGTTGACGGTCTGCACTATTTTTCTGATAACGACGGCTCAGATGGCGATCAGTCTTATCTGCGCTTTGGCTTCAAAGGCGAAACGGAAGTCAGCGATCAAGTCACCGGTTATGGTCAGTGGGAATATCAGGCTGCGCTGAACACCGCAGAGTCTGAAGGCACCGCTAACAGCTTCACGCGTGTTGGTTTCGCGGGTGTGAAATTCGGCGATGCGGGTTCATTCGATTATGGCCGTAATTACGGCGTGGCGTATGACATTGGCGCATGGACTGACGTGCTGCCAGAGTTTGGTGGCGATACCTATGGCGCGGACAACTTCATGTTCCAGCGTGGCAATGGTATGGCGACTTACCGCAATACTAACTTCTTCGGCCTGGTTGAAGGCTGGAACTTTGCTGTGCAGTATCAAGGCAAAAACGGCGACGGTGATGAATCACCTAATGGCCGTGACGTTCTGGGTCAGAACGGCGATGGTTGGGGTCTGAGCACGACCTATGATCTGGGCTCTGGTTTTGGTATCGGTGCGTCTGTATTCCAGTCTGATCGTACTAACGATCAAAATGGTCAGAGCGCAACTTATGCCGATGTTCTGGGTCGCGGTGATAAAGCAGAAGCTTACACCGGCGGTCTGAAATATGACGCCAATAACATCTACCTGGCCGCGATGTATACCAAGTCCTACAACGCAACCCGCTTCGGTTCCAGCGATTCTGCACTTTACGGTTATGCCGATAAAGCTGAGAACTGGGAATTGGTTGCGCAGTATCAGTTCGACTTTGGTCTGCGTCCATCACTGGCTTACGTGACGTCTCGCGGTACCGATATTGAAGGTCAGGGCAAACAGAACCTGAAGAAATACATTGATGTAGGCGCGACTTACTACTTCAACAAAAACATGTCCACCTATGTGGATTATCAAATCAACCTGTTGGATGACAACAACTTCACCGACCAAGCCGGTATCAATACCGACGACGTGGTGGCGCTGGGTCTGGTTTACCAGTTCTAAGCTGTCAGGGAGCGTGGCGGCAAGCCGCGCTCCCCGTTCATAGACTTACGCTATCACTCAAATTCTATTCCTCGGCCCGCCACTTTTTCGGCTTCGGCGCGGTATTGACCGGCGGAACGCTTCCTTCAAATGCTGCACCTGCCAGTGTGAACGCTGAAAAACTCAGCCATTGCTGCCAGCCTGTACGCTTCGATAATGATTTTTCCATTCCACACCTCTCAGAGATAAACCCTGATTCAACAGTGCAGAATTCATGCCAGCTTGAAGGCTCTCAATGCCACGGCTTCGGTGAGGATTCTGATAGACTTTGCCCGCGTTTAAGGCGCGTAAATGCCCTTTTTTGGTGCGGGTATGCTTAATGCTGGCGCGGTTGAGATGGAGCCATATGCCTGTTGCGCTTTTGCTGCCAAATTTTGTAGCTACTAAAAGCGAACAAGCCAAGAGCCACTATGAGAATCATATAAATCATATTTTTCCTCTTTGGATTCAGCGCCCAGCTGCGAGCGGAAGCCTCCATGCTGGCAAGAGGTTGCCAAAGGATCAAGATGATTTTCACGGCTTTACAAGATATTTATGCTTTGTATTAGATTGGAATATAGTTTTACAGGTGAGGAATGATGCGTATTCAGATTAATCTGCTATTGGTGCTGTTGGCAACTTTTTTAGCAGTGAGTTGTGAGCAAGCTTCTACATCGCCGGCCATGGTGTTAGAAGGTAAAACCATGGGAACCGTCTGGCGGGTAAGCATGGCAGGCATCGATGCAGGACGTAAAGCCGCGCTGCAGCAGGCAATTCAGCACCAGCTTGATGCCGATGACGCCGAGCTTTCAACCTGGAAACCGGACTCAACGCTGTCTCGTTTTAATCAAAACAGCAGCAGCGCGCCGCAGCCGGTAAGCAGCAACATGGCGGATATCGTTACGGAATCATTGCGTATCGGTAATAAAACCGCTGGCGCGATGGATATCACCGTGGGGCCATTGGTGAATCTGTGGGGATTTGGGCCTGACAAACAGCCGACACAGACGCCCACTGAAGCACAAATTGTTGCAGCCAGAGCGCAGACCGGTTTACAACATTTGCGGGTAATCCAGGGTGTTGACGGGCAATGGCTGCAAAAAGATCTGCCGGGTTTGTCTGTGGATTTATCGACGGTAGGTGAAGGATTTGCTACCGATCATCTGGCGCGCCTGATGGAACAGCAGGGCATCAATAATTATCTGGTGTCAGTCGGCGGTGCGGTTTTGAGTCGCGGCAACAATGCCAGCGGCCAACCGTGGCGCGTGGCGATCCAGAAACCCACCGATCGTGAAAATGCAGTACAGGCGCGTGTCGCGCTGCAAGGTCACGGCATCAGCACGTCCGGCAGCTACCGCAACTATTATGAACTGGATGGCAAACGTATTTCCCACGTGATCGATCCGCTGACCGGACGCCCGATCGAACATAAACTGGTCTCCGCTACGGTTATTGCGACCACTGCGCTGGAAGCCGATGGCTGGGACACCGGGTTGATGGTATTGGGCAGCGAAAAAGCCAAAGCGCTGGCGATAAAAGAGCAGCTCGCGGTCTATTTGATCAGCAAGCAGGGAGATCAGTTTGTCAGCTGGATGTCACCGCAGTTTGCTGCTTTCCTGATTAAGCCTGAATAATATGTTGGAGAACCAAGATGCTCGATCTCTTTAGTGAAGATGAACCCTGGCAAGAGCCGCTGGCAGAAGGCGCGGTGATTTTGCGCCGTCGCGCCCGCGAAATCGCGGGCGTGTTGTATCAGGACATTTTGGCGATCGAAGCGCAAAATCCTTTTGCTCATCGCATTACGCCAGGCGGCCATCGTATGTCAGTTGCCATGACTAACTGCGGGGATTTCGGTTGGTCTACCGATTCACGCGGTTATCAATACAGCGAGCAGGATAACCAAAATGGTCAGAAATGGCCGCCAATGCCGACATTGTTTCGCAGTTTGGCTCAGGAAGCGGCGCAGGAAGCGGGTTTTTCGCAGTTTAACCCTGACGCGTGTTTGATCAATCGTTATGAAC
This window harbors:
- a CDS encoding HlyD family efflux transporter periplasmic adaptor subunit, with the protein product MSLVMIDKDLARHERRTSAIIWLCTAALALFLIWAHFAILDEVTVGTGKVTPSSRGQVIDSLDGGIVEQLNVHEGDIVEKGQVLAKLDPTRFQSNFGEAQAKVRTLRASSERLDAELSGTPLKFGSETLQEPQLVARETQLYESRRRNLTETISNLQQSMRLVQDELRLTEPLVAKGAAGQVEVIRLRRQVSDLRGKIDEARNDYLVRAHEEQVKNNAELDAQLQVAAGKEDQLTRATLYSPVRGIVKDIQVTTVGGVLEPGGKLMEIVPLEDQLLIETRINPRDIAYIRPGLAAVVKITAYDSSIYGDLPGEVEIVSPDTLQDEVKRDQYYYRVYVRTQKAELTNRAGRKFPIVPGMVANVEIKTGQKSVMDYLLKPLNKVKESMRER
- the ompC gene encoding porin OmpC is translated as MKRRVLSLMIPALLVAAGSANAAEIYNKDGNKLDLFGKVDGLHYFSDNDGSDGDQSYLRFGFKGETEVSDQVTGYGQWEYQAALNTAESEGTANSFTRVGFAGVKFGDAGSFDYGRNYGVAYDIGAWTDVLPEFGGDTYGADNFMFQRGNGMATYRNTNFFGLVEGWNFAVQYQGKNGDGDESPNGRDVLGQNGDGWGLSTTYDLGSGFGIGASVFQSDRTNDQNGQSATYADVLGRGDKAEAYTGGLKYDANNIYLAAMYTKSYNATRFGSSDSALYGYADKAENWELVAQYQFDFGLRPSLAYVTSRGTDIEGQGKQNLKKYIDVGATYYFNKNMSTYVDYQINLLDDNNFTDQAGINTDDVVALGLVYQF
- the apbE gene encoding FAD:protein FMN transferase ApbE, yielding MMRIQINLLLVLLATFLAVSCEQASTSPAMVLEGKTMGTVWRVSMAGIDAGRKAALQQAIQHQLDADDAELSTWKPDSTLSRFNQNSSSAPQPVSSNMADIVTESLRIGNKTAGAMDITVGPLVNLWGFGPDKQPTQTPTEAQIVAARAQTGLQHLRVIQGVDGQWLQKDLPGLSVDLSTVGEGFATDHLARLMEQQGINNYLVSVGGAVLSRGNNASGQPWRVAIQKPTDRENAVQARVALQGHGISTSGSYRNYYELDGKRISHVIDPLTGRPIEHKLVSATVIATTALEADGWDTGLMVLGSEKAKALAIKEQLAVYLISKQGDQFVSWMSPQFAAFLIKPE
- the alkB gene encoding DNA oxidative demethylase AlkB, whose amino-acid sequence is MLDLFSEDEPWQEPLAEGAVILRRRAREIAGVLYQDILAIEAQNPFAHRITPGGHRMSVAMTNCGDFGWSTDSRGYQYSEQDNQNGQKWPPMPTLFRSLAQEAAQEAGFSQFNPDACLINRYEPGAKLTLHQDKDEKDLRQPIVSVSLGLPAVFQFGGFERGDSTQRVLLEHGDVVVWGGPSRLRYHGILPLKPGVHPLVGAFRYNLTFRRAH